The DNA segment GTAGAATGGCCATTTGACGTTCTCGTGCAGCAACAGGCTTTCTAGTGATATGTCTGACACACAACTGTGCACCAAATAGACTCAAGATAAACTACCATGCAAATCAATAAATGTCAATAAGTGCTAAACTAGCTTCATTGGTATTTTttaaaaactcagagggtcccttatgcatacacctaagacgactggaaggcgaaagccatcttctttttcttctcagtcgatgtatcgttcctgcgccgccaccctccgaaagctttctacacccaatgtggttttgcattgcctccaggatcggaggcacctcacctggtttcgcactgcctccgtgatgggctcgccgttgaccaagctaagatgcatatgacgtcatcatgtgatgtcacatcacatgacgtcactgtgacgtcataatgacctcACAggtttggcgatctgtgacgtcatgatgatgtcatatggtgatgtcataatgtgatgatgattttttgcatcgctcgtgtggacgccgacaggagacgccgatgcgggacgccggtcaaatttcgtgtttgatgaagcatctaaggcttttgccttaaaaaacAGCATGCGCTGTCTGTAAAATCATTTCTACCATTTCATCTTGGAGCCAGTGTTCTGTGCTTCACATGCTTTGAGTGAGCAAGGCGAAAAAGGATGAAAGCGAAGCAAGAGTGCACCTACAAAACTGCACCCTAATACATAAGTGGAAAAATGTGTAAACCAGCGTAAGGTACATAGGAAAGTGCATATATTCGTAATTGCCTGCCTGCACCATATATGGCCAATAAAAAATTGGGGCAAAAGCTTTGTAATTCACCCTCGTAAACTCTTGCCAATGAGGTACACCATTGGCGCTGAGCAAGAATATCCAGCAACTCAAGTTGGAGCAAAACGAAAGTTAGGCATGGACGAACACGCCGAAAAGTGCTGGAACTTCACAAAGAATGCTAACCTGCCATGACATGGTTGTCCTCCTATTCTCAGTTTATCAATGCAGCCGAGAGTAAAGGCTTAATATGGCCGTGCCCATAAGATACTCTACTGTCACTGCACGTTTTAAGTCGAAACAGCGACTTTAAACTCCACCTACCAAAAGCAACCAACACTTTCATGTGCAGTTTGTAATGTCAAGAAGTGAGGAGCCAATACTGAGTTATTTGCTTTGAAACAGGGTGATACCATATTGTACACAGTACTCCAAGTGCTCTGGTATACAACACACATCAATAATGCCCACAGTTACTTTGCTCACGCAACAGAAAGCAGCAGTAAACCGCCGAGGTGCACATGACACAGCGAAACAATGCAGGGCGGCCGCATCGTCTTTCCAATCTTGCAATCACTTCCAGTTTTAATACAGCACACAAACAAGGTCTACGAAATTGGCTTCTGTTACCAATTGTGGGCCATTTGCAAGACTGCCAATTCATTTTGTCACCACTCGGTATTATCACACTTCCGTGCAGTTCAAGTACGACAAAGAATTCAAGTACATACTTACTACTGCATTGAATGCGCTCAAATTTTGCCAGAATGGCTGTAGCATTTGCCCAGGTTAACAAGCAATGCATAATTAAAGATTGAAACATTGTTATCACGGCCCCTTTACAAAAAACCAACCCTTATGATTCATGGACCCATTTGAAACAGACAGAAGTGCAGCGAGCGTACACTGCACAAAGCCAAGCAGAGGAAGCAACGCCGACTTACCTGCGACGGGGTGACGTCAGCCAGTTGCTTGCTCATCAGACTGGCCTCTTTGGATTCCACCTCTGTCCGCAGCTGTTGGAGGAGCTGCATCTGCTGGGCGTACATTCGCTGCAGCAGCTCGAACCTTTGGCGCTGGTGGGTGAGGAGAGCTGCACCAGAGCAAGAAGATGCGCGAGTTCACACCATCACAGCTGCGTAGAGTTCGTTAACATGACAAAACGAGCGAGGGGGCGAAACAGTGTGGCAAGCGATAATTAGTGTCCCTGTGAGCAGTGATAGAGGAGTGCTAGCAATGCTTTCCCTTTAGCCACAGAAACAGATTTCAGTAAAGGAGTATGTCAGCCTGTGTCAGCCTGTGGAAGTGGCGTGATGGAATCACAGATgggcgaaaaagaaaagcagagtcTGTCGCAGCACGACAGACTACACATCTGGTGTGTTCCCATCATTGGCATGCTCTAATATGAATGCAACACACAAAAATTGCGATACCGTCCCTTTAAATTGTACGATTCCCATTTCATTCGGTAACGTTGGCTAATTGCAGTGACGTACATTTTAGTGGCAGTTATTACTGAATAATGTGTAAATTGCATGCCGTGCTTACCCTTGACACACAAGCTGCTAACGTGTGCCTTGTTGGCTCTATGACATTATTGGGACATCTGAGCCAGCACTGACAGCTTTGTCTCGCGAATAATTTTCACTCCATGCCTTTAGCGCTCTCTTTGTATTTTACCCACAGGAAGCACTAAAGGTACAAGTTCCAACTCATTCGTCTTTCCATTCTTGAGCTTTCGGTGGCCTCACCTTGGATCATGTCATCAAGAACGGGAGGAGAGTGGTGAAGCCGAGTCATGGGAGAGTCCATGGCACCGGGCTGTGGCCAGGCAGGTCCGTACAGCGACGTTGCAGACATACCTGCGGGGAACTGAAGGCCGAACATAATTTGGGGGAGGatccagcagaaaaaaaaagagagagaaagagagaacgtaATGCAAGCCTCGCCTCCGATTTCTGTTCTACAGCAAAAGGGGCAAGCAGTCGAATGTACAGTGAAACGCCTTTATAACAAAGTGCCCGAGATCTTCAACATACTTCTTTATACAGTGCAATTTAATGTAAAAGTAGCACACTGTGATGCTACTAATATAGCTGCAATGTAAGAAATCCTTAGTTACACAGGTCATTCTATTGTATCATTGTACTATAAGCATTCATTGTAGAGGCATTTGACTGCAGTGTAGATAACCTTAGTACCTATGGACGCTTTGTTCTGATTGCTCATTCTCAGGCTGCGCAAAATGAAATCCCCACAATTCAGCATCCGTTTCTGGTACATCTACATCAAGCAACATAAGAACGTGTGTGCGGCCTGAAACACAGACCGTACATTACtacaaaaaaattaaaagcaTGACAGGGTAGCTGTAAACCACTTATGCGTACCGTTCGCCTTACTATAATGCCACTCCAAAACCTTACCTCTCAGCTTTACTGTTGTTCAGCTGTGAAAATCACCTAAATATGCTTAACAGTAGCTGCAGTTGCTTTGATGAGAAGTAGAGGCACTACACATACCTGATGAGCACATCATAAATTGAATTCTGGGGTTTtatatgccaaaaccacaatctcATTACAAAGTGCGCCACATTGGGCGACCTTAAAATTACCATTGCAACCCACTTGGAGTTCTCTAACATGATCCTAAATCTAAATGGAGAAAGGTTTCCTACTTCGTACCCATTAAATTACCTCAAGTTCAACAATGAAAAACTGCCACCACTAAGCTACCCAACAGGACAAGACAAGCACTTGTCCCGCACTTCATTTGTGTTGCTTCCATGCAGTACGGACCTACCAACTAGGCCAGCCACGTGACCAGAATTGGTAGCAAACAGTAAGTATGAGGCACGCACCTGCGACCTGTAGTCCATGCGTGCTGGAGGCTGATCCGGTCGAGGAGGTGGGAAGTGGGGCGGCGTCTGGTGGGTAGGCGGCGTCTGGCGGGTTGCCTGAGGAGAACGATGATGCTGCTGCAGACCGGGTGACGGCGAGTGCAGCGAGTGCGGCGAGTGCGGTGTGGTCGGTGTGGTTGGCGTGACGGGTGTCAGAACACCGGGGTACGGAGGTGGCAGGTCCCGATCCACCGGGAATGGAGGCTCAAGGGGCTCGAACAGCCGCGATGTCGGCGGGCGCGCTCCTTCCCGATTTATGGAGAGCTCCTCCGAGTCAAACTGGCTGTAAAGCTGGTCCTGGCTGGCTCGAGTGAGGTGTTCAATGCACTCTGCTCTGTTACGGGGATACTGAATAGAATAGAATGGATGTTTATTTCATGAACAATACAGATCATGAGGAGTGACcgaaaaagctgcttttaggcagctTGACAAGGCTCTCACTCCCTGCATCTCGGACATGGGTCAGCATTTGGCCACAACCTACTATCACTATTATACATCAATACAATTCATGCACACAAAAGCCGAAAGCCACGAAAGACCAGCATACAAATAAACAACAGCAATCTTTGCAAATTATATATCTGAGTATAACTTGGCAGGCATTGCTGCTGAAGCTACTAAAGTAGTCTAGCAGTAGAATGGAACCACTATGCGTGTTTCGTGAGTAATGGGTGTGTTACAACTGTTATTCTCCCTCTGTGAGTGTGCAGGACATCCCTGCTGTCTGCAAGCGACACCTTTGCAGAAAACCACCAGAGAGGACGAGCGTCGTTTTAACACTTGATCTGGCGCGTCATGGAACCATGATATATCTGAACATGAGGAAGACTCAAAAGAGCATAACTCTTCAGTCATTAATGAGTGGGTCACAATGGTTAAGTAAGGTCAAGCAAAGGACCATTACATGGAAAGCTTCAAAGAAGAGCCATAAAACCAGCTCGGAAAACTTTACACAGTTTTAAATCTCTTCTCAAAGTTTGTTATAAATAACACAGAAATATGGGGACAAAAAGTGTGCGTTAACAAATGATCATTCTTGAGTAAATTATTTAGCCTTCTTAGATGGTTAAAAAATGCTTGCTTGCCAGCTAACTAACATAACAAGCAAATGATTTCTCATTAAGTTAGTTAAATAACGCTTGCTCACTTCATAATGCTCTGCAGCGCTTCTTGCTAATTTACAACATGGTTGTTATACAATTATATTCCTTTCTGCAACGAGTGGTCCTGAAAAGTCTCTCTGCTATACTCCTGTTACATGGGCGACCTTTACCAAGGTTAACATTACTACAGTTATTGCTAAATGCAAATAGCACACTTACATGTCATTCCAAATGGTAGTTAAGATGGTAATGGCAGTTAAGCACTAAACGAGCTAGGCAACCTCTGCTTAGGGCAGCTGATGTTTCAAATGCAAGCAAAACGATGGACAGCGATTAACCTGATTGCATCAAGCTCTAAATTACTTAGAATGTATAGCTGAAAAATACAACTTTTCTATCCGAACAATGAAAATTTGCAGCAAAATCGTTGAAATTGAAACCTGTATGCGAGCAATCACGTACAAAGCTCTTCCGCCACTGAGGGTGAACAAGACAGCCTTTGTAACTCTGGCAGAATGTGGTTTTAATTAAATGCAGTTGAAAGGTTCAAACCACTGTTAAATTTAACcatggttaaagggaccgacaactggccagaacgtgggattagatcctggtataaatgaaaagaccgtaaaataTAGTGACCAATTCCAGCAGTCTTTTCACGTTGCGAGTAGAAttaatatttttaaatcgtgtgtaaaagtaacaaaaaccggtgtcgcgcagcctagcgaaaGAActttgaagctggattatgaagtcgatcactttgctgtacgtagtctgatgctgtcatgagcgccataattagtcctcaaagttagagtatgtatatgatccagccccactcaattctgtgatgcttacgaggtaaaaggagctgcacggtgagaagcggcgctgcctttgcggccGCCAGTGGGCCATGTcgagccacggcgcatgcgcgcgaagtGCACACAGCGCAGTAActcaccgcgctcgaacacgaaccgctcttgcgttcactgtttgcagcatatgttgtgtcgtgtgtataatgacttcatattcgccgcagatggaaaaattgtgattacaaatgtttcgcggcgttttccacgttaccattccgtgattaggcactctgaccggtgaactttccgctgcgctgaagaaaataggtaccatgaaaattggttgtcggtccctttaagctgcgATGTGGGTATGAAACAGGCTCTgtgtgatgtttggtgcttgcATTCACACACCTTTTTGTTACGAGAGTTATCATTTGCAAGAGCTCAATACAGAGCTACTGACGAGAATACAAATACCGAAAGGAATGGCTACTTACAAGCTGGACATACGACTGAATCACAGCGTCCGGGAGCTCCGGAAACTGTGCCCTCATGTCGTTGTAGAGGTCCTGATGCACAGGCGGCACCGAACACATCGCCATACCGGTAGTGTGGACCTAGCACAGCGTCTGCATCACATACGTAGCACACATGGATATCAGGACAGCACACACTTCCACACAATGATGGCCCGCCTTTTCTGGCAGGTTACCAGCAAAAAGCAGATAAGTGTGTCGCAGTTAGAGTTACAGTTACTGCCAATGACAATTACAA comes from the Rhipicephalus sanguineus isolate Rsan-2018 chromosome 6, BIME_Rsan_1.4, whole genome shotgun sequence genome and includes:
- the LOC119396198 gene encoding LOW QUALITY PROTEIN: TGF-beta-activated kinase 1 and MAP3K7-binding protein 2-like (The sequence of the model RefSeq protein was modified relative to this genomic sequence to represent the inferred CDS: inserted 1 base in 1 codon), with the protein product MAMCSVPPVHQDLYNDMRAQFPELPDAVIQSYVQLYPRNRAECIEHLTRASQDQLYSQFDSEELSINREGARPPTSRLFEPLEPPFPVDRDLPPPYPGVLTPVTPTTPTTPHSPHSLHSPSPGLQQHHRSPQATRQTPPTHQTPPHFPPPRPDQPPARMDYRSQFPAGMSATSLYGPAWPQPGAMDSPMTRLHHSPPVLDDMIQALLTHQRQRFELLQRMYAQQMQLLQQLRTEVESKEASLMSKQLADVTPSQMEELKTLRRRNRTLNVECHCLLSEVDLYARGEVPVGATDEHXYQRLNPGQAVPHPVPHPVPPPSYRPILSPPRVFQSNTPSPRPNSILSEDEENQEDNRWKCSKCTFLNHPALEACELCEMPKAPSSDV